In Enterobacter cloacae, the following are encoded in one genomic region:
- a CDS encoding intracellular growth attenuator protein IgaA: MSTILIVLAAMLAGVLIAGWAYRRRVQRRYRLPFLNAFAGATTRKLTPEERATVENYLETLNRSQLTPGPTGASSAPVSLTLNAQSNTVLCVTRSITRYGITTDDPNKWLYYLDSVEVHLPPFWEQYITDENNVELIHTDSLPLVISLNGHTLSEYVQEAPRFALERASATQASIRGEETEQIELLNIRQETREEYTLNRTDGIREAILIVTAFLLFFICLLTPDVFVPWLAGSGVLLLAAGLWGLFAPPAKTSLREIHCLRGTPKRWGLFGENDQEHINNISLGIIDLIYPRHWQPWIAQDLGQKTDIDIYLDRHVVRQGRYLSLHDEVKNFPLQHWLRSAVIAGGAALVFALLLLFVPLDMPIKFTLSWIKGAQTVEATSVNKLEEAGVRVGDTLRLKGTGMCNIHTPGTWNTRQNSPFMPFDCSQIIWNDAPPLPLPESEVVNKATALTQTVNRQLHPKPDDDSRVSPALRSAIQKSGMVLLDDFGEIVLKTQDLCSSQSECVRLKNALVNLGNSKDWDSLVKRAETGRLDGVNVLLRPVSAESLDNLVATSTAPFVMRETTRAAQALNSPAPGGFVIVSDEGSDLVDQPYPQVALYDYPAQEQWGEFQRLAQMLMQTPFSAEGIVTSLFTDANGTRHVNLHRMPDSAGLWRYVGTSLLMIAMLVCIFWNGFMALRRYQRSRTRLADIQQYYENCLNPKLIPAPESLIG, from the coding sequence ATGAGCACCATTTTGATTGTTCTCGCTGCTATGCTGGCCGGCGTGTTGATTGCAGGGTGGGCGTACAGGCGTCGCGTACAGCGACGATACCGGCTACCTTTTTTAAATGCCTTTGCTGGTGCGACGACGCGCAAACTCACGCCAGAAGAGCGTGCTACCGTTGAAAATTATCTCGAGACACTGAACCGTTCTCAGCTAACGCCTGGGCCAACGGGAGCCAGTTCTGCTCCGGTATCACTCACTCTGAACGCACAAAGTAACACCGTGCTTTGCGTGACGCGTTCAATCACCCGCTATGGCATCACCACCGACGATCCCAACAAATGGCTCTACTATCTTGATTCCGTTGAAGTGCATCTTCCCCCCTTCTGGGAACAGTACATTACCGACGAAAACAACGTTGAGCTGATCCATACCGACTCGTTACCGCTGGTTATCTCGCTTAACGGCCATACCCTGAGTGAATATGTTCAGGAAGCACCACGCTTTGCACTGGAACGGGCAAGTGCGACCCAGGCTTCCATTCGCGGCGAAGAGACAGAGCAGATTGAGCTGTTGAACATCCGCCAGGAGACGCGTGAAGAGTACACCCTGAACCGCACGGATGGCATTCGTGAAGCGATACTGATCGTTACGGCTTTCCTGCTCTTTTTCATCTGCCTGCTGACACCAGATGTGTTTGTCCCGTGGCTGGCGGGCAGTGGCGTTCTGCTTCTGGCGGCCGGGCTGTGGGGGTTATTTGCCCCACCAGCAAAAACATCGTTACGAGAAATTCACTGCCTGCGCGGAACGCCTAAACGCTGGGGTCTGTTCGGTGAGAACGATCAGGAGCATATCAACAATATCTCGCTCGGTATTATCGATCTCATCTACCCGCGCCACTGGCAGCCGTGGATTGCCCAGGATTTAGGGCAAAAAACGGATATTGATATCTACCTTGACCGCCACGTTGTGCGTCAGGGGCGCTATCTGTCCCTGCATGACGAAGTGAAAAACTTCCCGCTTCAGCACTGGCTGCGCAGTGCGGTTATTGCTGGCGGGGCGGCGCTGGTCTTTGCCCTGCTGCTACTCTTTGTGCCGCTGGATATGCCCATCAAATTCACCCTGTCGTGGATTAAAGGCGCGCAAACCGTCGAAGCCACCAGCGTCAATAAGCTGGAAGAAGCAGGCGTGCGGGTGGGTGATACGCTGCGTCTTAAGGGAACCGGGATGTGTAATATCCATACGCCAGGTACCTGGAACACGCGGCAGAACTCTCCGTTCATGCCGTTTGATTGCTCGCAAATTATCTGGAACGATGCGCCACCGCTGCCGTTGCCGGAGTCCGAAGTCGTCAATAAAGCGACAGCGCTCACCCAGACGGTCAACCGCCAGTTACACCCGAAACCGGATGATGATTCGCGCGTCAGCCCTGCCCTGCGCTCGGCTATTCAGAAATCGGGTATGGTGCTGCTGGACGACTTTGGCGAAATCGTACTGAAAACACAGGATTTATGTTCTTCTCAGAGTGAATGTGTACGCCTTAAAAACGCCCTCGTGAACCTCGGTAACAGCAAAGACTGGGATTCTCTGGTAAAGCGCGCCGAAACAGGACGACTGGACGGCGTAAACGTGCTGCTGCGTCCGGTCAGTGCCGAATCGCTGGATAACCTGGTGGCCACCTCCACCGCGCCGTTCGTGATGCGTGAAACAACCCGTGCAGCCCAGGCGCTGAACAGCCCGGCACCGGGCGGGTTTGTGATTGTCAGCGATGAAGGTAGCGACCTGGTCGATCAGCCTTATCCACAGGTCGCGCTTTATGATTACCCTGCCCAGGAACAATGGGGTGAGTTTCAGCGTCTGGCACAGATGCTGATGCAAACCCCGTTCAGTGCGGAAGGGATTGTGACAAGTCTCTTCACCGACGCCAACGGCACGCGCCATGTCAACCTGCACCGGATGCCAGACAGCGCCGGTTTGTGGCGTTATGTCGGCACATCCCTGCTGATGATTGCCATGCTGGTGTGTATTTTCTGGAACGGTTTTATGGCACTGCGCCGCTATCAGCGTTCACGCACGCGGCTGGCCGACATCCAGCAATACTACGAAAATTGCCTCAATCCTAAACTGATCCCCGCCCCTGAGAGCCTGATCGGATAA
- the hslO gene encoding 33 kDa chaperonin, producing MAQHDQLHRYLFEQFAVRGELVTVSETWKQILENHNYPLPVKTLLGELLVATSLLTATLKFAGDITVQLQGDGPMTLAVINGNNQQQMRGVARVQGDVPENADLKTLVGNGYLVITISPEEGERYQGVVGLEGDTLAACLEDYFMRSEQLPTRLFIRTGEVDGQPAAGGMLLQVLPAQDAQTNDFEHLATLTETIKAEELFNLSATDVLWRLYHEEEVTVYDPQSVEFKCTCSRERCAGALKTLPDEEIDSIMAEDGEIDMHCDYCGTHYVFNSMDIAEIRNNASPADPQVH from the coding sequence ATGGCCCAACACGACCAATTACACCGTTATCTGTTTGAACAATTCGCCGTGCGCGGCGAGCTGGTCACCGTATCCGAAACCTGGAAACAGATTCTGGAAAACCACAACTACCCGCTGCCGGTGAAAACCCTGTTGGGCGAACTGCTGGTTGCCACCAGCCTGCTGACCGCGACGCTGAAATTTGCCGGTGATATCACCGTGCAGCTGCAGGGTGACGGTCCAATGACGTTGGCCGTGATCAATGGCAACAACCAGCAGCAAATGCGTGGTGTCGCACGCGTTCAGGGTGATGTTCCTGAGAATGCGGATCTGAAGACGCTGGTCGGTAATGGCTACCTGGTGATCACCATCTCCCCAGAAGAAGGTGAGCGCTATCAGGGTGTTGTCGGTCTGGAAGGTGATACCCTGGCCGCCTGTCTGGAAGATTACTTCATGCGTTCTGAACAGCTGCCAACCCGCCTGTTCATCCGCACCGGTGAAGTGGACGGTCAACCTGCTGCGGGCGGGATGCTGCTGCAGGTTCTGCCTGCGCAGGACGCGCAGACCAACGACTTCGAGCACCTGGCAACGCTGACAGAAACCATCAAAGCGGAAGAGCTGTTCAACCTGTCTGCGACCGATGTGCTGTGGCGTCTGTACCACGAAGAAGAAGTGACCGTTTACGATCCGCAGTCTGTGGAATTTAAATGCACCTGTTCCCGTGAGCGCTGCGCTGGCGCACTGAAAACCCTGCCAGATGAAGAGATCGACAGCATCATGGCGGAAGACGGTGAAATTGATATGCACTGTGACTACTGCGGTACGCACTACGTATTCAATTCGATGGATATCGCCGAGATCCGCAATAACGCCTCACCGGCGGATCCTCAGGTTCACTAA
- a CDS encoding ADP compounds hydrolase NudE, with the protein MSKPLQKPTILNVETVAKSRLFNVESVDLEFSNGVRRVYERMRPSSREAVMIIPIVDNHLILIREYAVGTESYELGFSKGLIDPGETVFEAANRELKEEVGFGANELSFLKKLSMAPSYFSSSMNIVVAEDLYPESLEGDEPEPLPQVRWPLAHLMDLLEDPDFNEARNVSALFLVREWLKGQGRL; encoded by the coding sequence ATGAGCAAACCACTACAAAAACCCACCATTCTGAATGTTGAAACAGTCGCCAAATCACGCCTGTTTAATGTTGAAAGTGTGGATCTGGAGTTCAGCAACGGTGTGCGTCGCGTTTATGAACGTATGCGCCCCTCTTCGCGTGAAGCGGTGATGATTATTCCTATCGTCGATAACCATCTGATTTTGATCCGCGAATATGCAGTGGGCACGGAATCTTACGAACTCGGGTTCTCGAAAGGGCTTATTGACCCGGGTGAAACGGTGTTTGAAGCGGCAAACCGCGAGCTGAAAGAAGAGGTCGGCTTTGGTGCGAATGAGCTGTCGTTCCTGAAAAAACTGAGCATGGCCCCGTCCTATTTCTCCAGCTCAATGAATATTGTGGTTGCTGAAGATCTCTATCCTGAATCGCTGGAAGGGGATGAGCCGGAGCCATTGCCGCAGGTGCGCTGGCCGCTGGCACATCTGATGGATTTGCTGGAAGATCCTGATTTTAACGAAGCCCGCAACGTGAGTGCGCTGTTCCTGGTTCGGGAGTGGTTGAAGGGACAGGGGCGCTTGTAG
- a CDS encoding heat shock protein 15 codes for MKEKPTDGVRLDKWLWAARFYKTRALAREMVDGGKVHYNGQRSKPGKLVELNATLTLRQGNDDRTVVIKAITEQRRPATEAVLLYEETAESIEKREKTALARKMNALTMPHPDRRPDKKERRDLMKFKHGETE; via the coding sequence ATGAAAGAAAAACCCACTGATGGGGTAAGACTGGATAAATGGCTGTGGGCTGCCCGTTTTTATAAAACGCGCGCCCTTGCCCGTGAAATGGTCGACGGCGGAAAAGTGCATTACAACGGTCAGCGCAGCAAGCCGGGCAAGCTGGTTGAACTGAATGCCACCTTAACACTGCGTCAGGGCAACGATGACCGAACGGTGGTGATTAAAGCCATTACCGAACAACGGCGGCCTGCAACGGAAGCCGTGCTGCTGTATGAAGAGACGGCTGAAAGCATTGAAAAGCGCGAGAAGACCGCGCTGGCGCGCAAAATGAACGCACTGACAATGCCACACCCGGACCGGCGACCGGATAAAAAAGAGCGCCGCGATCTGATGAAATTTAAACACGGTGAGACCGAGTAA
- a CDS encoding pilus assembly protein HofN — protein sequence MNMTNFMPWRQQRRVRCLRFWAVAFAATLLLVLMVFFSLRMNNVVKLRVLQSELMGTQSVQHALASRQRQTTAGPIPAIRPQRLTWQPVLESLSDVIPPEVWLTELRYQPPSLMLIGYATSLPALSVLRDALRQIAGFTSGPAGELQQDRQGRWMFTFQLKSQG from the coding sequence ATGAACATGACAAACTTCATGCCGTGGCGACAGCAACGACGCGTGCGATGCCTGCGTTTCTGGGCTGTAGCTTTTGCGGCAACGTTACTGCTGGTCCTGATGGTGTTTTTCAGTTTGAGGATGAACAACGTTGTGAAACTGCGAGTCCTGCAAAGTGAGCTGATGGGAACGCAATCCGTCCAGCATGCACTTGCGTCTCGTCAGAGACAGACCACCGCAGGGCCGATACCCGCGATCCGGCCCCAGCGCCTGACGTGGCAACCGGTGCTGGAATCACTCTCCGACGTGATCCCGCCCGAGGTCTGGCTCACAGAGCTTCGTTACCAGCCCCCTTCGCTGATGCTTATCGGGTATGCCACCTCGCTCCCGGCGCTTTCTGTACTGCGCGATGCGCTCAGGCAAATAGCGGGTTTTACTTCAGGGCCTGCAGGTGAACTACAGCAGGATCGCCAGGGGCGCTGGATGTTCACTTTTCAGCTCAAGAGCCAGGGGTAG
- a CDS encoding pilus assembly protein HofM produces MAFKTWQTGVHIQQDKVLAVALTRERSGWRLRRWWAVPLAEGIILDGKICQPEQLVDALRDWRRMLPHYHRVFLSFPAARTLQKSLPRPAIALRDSEQLSWLGAALSRELEMPADALCFDYAQDTFSNTFHVTAAQNKEVETLLSLAKTLRLRLVTITPDAGALANLLPAVAPAQCVAWRDKHQWLWAMRHQWGRRFTTEAENVTELAALLALTSEDIALFDAVRNPWETLVRCQPPLPECGADYTIALALAMSEVPE; encoded by the coding sequence ATGGCTTTTAAAACATGGCAAACAGGCGTTCATATTCAACAGGATAAGGTGCTGGCTGTGGCGCTGACCCGGGAGAGGTCTGGCTGGAGATTGCGCCGCTGGTGGGCGGTTCCCCTGGCCGAAGGGATTATCCTGGATGGGAAAATTTGTCAGCCAGAACAACTGGTTGACGCTTTACGCGACTGGCGGCGGATGTTGCCGCATTACCACCGTGTCTTTCTCTCGTTCCCTGCGGCACGTACCCTGCAAAAATCGCTGCCTCGTCCGGCTATCGCGCTACGCGACAGCGAGCAGCTCTCCTGGCTAGGGGCGGCGCTCTCGCGTGAGCTGGAAATGCCCGCAGATGCGCTGTGCTTCGATTACGCCCAGGACACGTTCAGCAACACATTTCATGTGACTGCCGCACAAAACAAAGAGGTTGAAACGCTTTTGTCGCTGGCGAAAACGCTACGTTTGCGACTGGTGACGATTACCCCGGATGCAGGCGCGCTGGCTAATCTTCTCCCGGCAGTCGCCCCCGCGCAGTGCGTCGCCTGGCGTGATAAGCACCAGTGGCTGTGGGCAATGCGCCACCAGTGGGGGCGTCGTTTTACCACAGAAGCGGAAAATGTGACTGAGCTGGCGGCGCTGCTGGCGCTCACCTCTGAAGACATCGCGCTGTTTGATGCTGTTCGCAATCCGTGGGAAACGCTGGTCCGTTGCCAGCCGCCGTTACCTGAGTGTGGGGCCGACTACACCATCGCTCTGGCGCTGGCTATGAGCGAGGTTCCTGAATGA
- a CDS encoding GMP/IMP nucleotidase, protein MHLDIAWQEVDTVLLDMDGTLLDLAFDNYFWQTLVPETYGEQQGISPAEAQAFIRSQYSAVQHTLNWYCLDYWSERLGLDICAMTTAQGPRAVLREDTVPFLDALKASGKRRILLTNAHPHNLAVKLEHTGLASHLDLLLSTHTFGYPKEDQRLWHAVAEETGLQPERTLFIDDSEPILDSAATFGIRYCLGVTNPDSGLAEKSYLRHPGLNDYRRMIPSLTVKETP, encoded by the coding sequence ATGCATCTTGATATCGCCTGGCAGGAGGTCGATACCGTCCTGCTGGATATGGACGGCACACTGCTCGATCTCGCCTTTGATAACTATTTCTGGCAAACGCTGGTACCTGAAACCTATGGCGAACAACAGGGGATCTCCCCGGCAGAAGCGCAGGCGTTCATTCGTTCACAATATAGCGCGGTGCAGCATACGCTAAACTGGTACTGTCTGGACTACTGGAGTGAACGCCTCGGTCTGGATATTTGTGCCATGACCACCGCCCAGGGTCCGCGTGCCGTTCTGCGTGAGGATACCGTACCTTTCCTGGACGCGCTGAAAGCAAGCGGCAAGCGCCGTATTTTGCTGACCAACGCGCATCCACATAATCTGGCCGTGAAGCTGGAGCATACGGGTTTGGCTTCACACCTTGATTTATTACTTTCCACCCACACATTTGGTTATCCGAAAGAGGATCAGCGGTTGTGGCATGCGGTGGCGGAAGAGACCGGTCTACAGCCAGAGCGCACGCTGTTCATCGATGACAGTGAGCCGATTCTGGATTCCGCTGCAACGTTTGGTATTCGCTACTGTCTGGGCGTCACCAACCCTGATTCTGGCCTGGCGGAAAAAAGCTATCTGCGCCATCCGGGGCTGAACGACTATCGCCGGATGATCCCCTCACTGACCGTGAAGGAGACGCCATGA
- a CDS encoding carboxypeptidase/penicillin-binding protein 1A — protein MKFVKYLLILAVCCILLGAGSIYGLYKYIEPQLPDVATLRDVRLQIPMQVYSADGELMAQYGEKRRIPLTLKQIPPTMVKAFIATEDSRFYEHHGVDPVGIFRAASVALFSGHASQGASTITQQLARNFFLSPEKTLMRKIKEVFLAIRIEQLLSKDEILELYLNKIYLGYRAYGVGAAAQVYFGKPVEQLTLSEMATIAGLPKAPSTFNPLYSLDRATARRNVVLSRMLSEGYISQTEYNQARNDVIDANYHAPEIAFASPYLTEMVRQDMVNRYGESAYEDGYRVYTTITRKVQQAAQEAVRNNVMDYDMRHGYRGPSNVLWKVGESAWDSKKITHSLKALPTYGPLLPAVVTQADPQEAVAMIADGTSVSLRMDGIRWARPYRSDTLQGPTPRKVTDAVQTGQQIWVRQVGDAWWLAQVPDVNSALVSINPQNGAVMALVGGFDFNQSKFNRATQALRQVGSNIKPFLYTAAMDKGLTLASMLNDVPISRWDAGAGSDWQPKNSPAEYAGPIRLRQGLGQSKNVVMVRAMRAMGVDYAAQYLQRFGFPAQNIVHTESLALGSASFTPLQVARGYSVMANGGFLIDPYYISKIENDQGGVLFEAKPKIACAECDIPVIYGDTPKSNVLENKDMEDVAVSQEQQNTVVPQPQLEQANQALVAQSSAQEYAPHVINTPLSFLIKSALNTNIFGEPGWQGTGWRAGRDLQRHDIGGKTGTTNSSKDAWFSGYGPGVVTSVWIGFDDHRRDLGRTTASGAIKDQISGYEGGAKSAQPAWDAYMKAVLEGVPEQPLTPPPGVVTVNIDRSTGQLANGGNSREEYFIEGTQPTTQAVHEVGTEIIDNGETHELF, from the coding sequence GTGAAGTTCGTAAAGTATTTATTAATCCTTGCAGTCTGTTGCATTCTGCTGGGAGCAGGCTCGATTTATGGTTTGTACAAATATATTGAGCCACAGCTACCTGATGTCGCCACGCTTCGTGATGTGCGGCTCCAGATCCCTATGCAGGTCTATAGCGCCGACGGTGAGTTGATGGCGCAATATGGCGAAAAGCGCCGTATTCCACTGACCTTAAAACAAATTCCACCCACAATGGTGAAAGCGTTTATCGCCACCGAGGACAGCCGTTTCTACGAGCACCACGGTGTCGACCCGGTGGGGATTTTCCGTGCCGCAAGCGTTGCGCTGTTCTCAGGCCATGCCTCTCAGGGGGCAAGTACGATTACACAGCAGCTGGCGCGTAACTTCTTCCTCAGCCCTGAAAAGACGCTGATGCGTAAGATCAAAGAGGTGTTCCTCGCGATCCGCATTGAGCAGTTGCTGAGCAAGGACGAGATCCTTGAGCTTTACCTCAACAAGATCTATCTGGGTTACCGCGCCTATGGTGTGGGGGCTGCCGCGCAGGTCTATTTCGGTAAACCTGTAGAGCAGTTGACGCTTAGCGAAATGGCGACCATCGCGGGTCTGCCTAAAGCACCATCCACGTTTAACCCGCTCTACTCGCTCGATCGCGCCACCGCGCGTCGTAACGTTGTCTTGTCACGCATGTTGAGCGAAGGCTACATCAGCCAGACCGAATACAACCAGGCGCGCAACGATGTCATCGATGCAAACTACCATGCGCCTGAAATTGCCTTTGCGTCACCGTATCTCACGGAGATGGTTCGCCAGGACATGGTGAACCGCTATGGTGAAAGCGCCTATGAAGATGGTTATCGTGTTTACACCACGATCACCCGTAAGGTGCAGCAGGCGGCGCAGGAGGCGGTGCGCAATAACGTGATGGACTACGACATGCGTCACGGTTATCGCGGCCCGTCAAACGTGCTGTGGAAAGTGGGCGAAAGCGCATGGGACAGCAAAAAAATCACCCATTCACTGAAAGCGTTACCAACCTATGGCCCGCTGTTGCCTGCGGTGGTGACTCAGGCCGACCCACAGGAAGCGGTCGCGATGATCGCCGATGGAACGTCGGTATCCCTGCGTATGGACGGGATCCGCTGGGCACGGCCTTATCGTTCTGACACCCTGCAAGGCCCGACGCCGCGCAAAGTGACCGATGCCGTACAGACCGGACAGCAAATCTGGGTACGTCAGGTTGGCGATGCCTGGTGGCTGGCGCAGGTGCCAGACGTAAACTCCGCGCTGGTTTCCATTAATCCGCAGAACGGTGCCGTGATGGCGCTGGTCGGTGGGTTTGATTTCAACCAGAGCAAATTTAACCGCGCAACCCAGGCACTGCGTCAGGTCGGCTCCAATATCAAGCCATTCCTGTACACCGCCGCGATGGACAAAGGGTTGACCCTTGCCAGTATGCTTAATGACGTACCTATCTCGCGCTGGGATGCAGGTGCCGGTTCTGACTGGCAGCCGAAGAACTCCCCGGCGGAATATGCCGGCCCAATCCGTCTTCGTCAGGGTCTGGGGCAGTCGAAAAACGTGGTGATGGTTCGTGCGATGCGTGCGATGGGCGTTGACTATGCGGCACAGTACCTGCAACGTTTCGGTTTCCCGGCACAGAACATTGTCCATACCGAATCGCTGGCACTCGGCTCCGCATCCTTCACGCCGCTTCAGGTCGCTCGTGGGTACTCGGTGATGGCCAACGGCGGGTTCCTGATTGACCCGTACTACATCAGCAAAATCGAGAACGACCAGGGTGGTGTGCTGTTCGAAGCGAAGCCGAAAATTGCCTGTGCTGAATGCGACATTCCGGTGATTTACGGTGATACACCGAAATCCAACGTGCTTGAGAACAAGGACATGGAAGATGTTGCCGTGTCTCAGGAGCAGCAGAACACCGTCGTGCCTCAGCCTCAGCTGGAACAGGCTAACCAGGCGCTGGTTGCACAGAGCAGCGCTCAGGAATATGCCCCTCACGTGATCAACACGCCGTTGTCATTCCTGATCAAGAGCGCGCTGAACACCAATATCTTCGGTGAACCAGGCTGGCAGGGTACCGGCTGGCGTGCAGGGCGCGATTTACAGCGCCATGACATCGGCGGTAAAACGGGGACAACCAACAGTTCGAAAGATGCATGGTTCTCCGGTTACGGCCCTGGCGTCGTGACCTCGGTGTGGATCGGCTTTGACGATCATCGCCGTGATTTAGGCCGCACCACGGCCTCTGGCGCGATTAAAGATCAGATTTCCGGTTACGAAGGCGGGGCGAAGAGTGCGCAACCGGCCTGGGATGCGTATATGAAAGCAGTTCTGGAAGGTGTTCCGGAACAGCCGCTGACCCCACCACCGGGCGTCGTCACGGTCAATATCGACCGTAGCACCGGGCAGTTAGCCAATGGTGGTAACAGCCGTGAAGAGTATTTCATCGAGGGTACACAGCCAACCACGCAGGCGGTGCATGAGGTGGGTACAGAGATTATTGATAACGGCGAAACGCACGAACTGTTCTGA